From Drosophila virilis strain 15010-1051.87 chromosome X, Dvir_AGI_RSII-ME, whole genome shotgun sequence, the proteins below share one genomic window:
- the Gclc gene encoding glutamate--cysteine ligase, translating into MGLLSEGNPLSWEETKKLANHVREHGINQFINLYHRLKDRQGDILKWGDEVEYIIVKFDDDQKVARVALKAKDLLAKLNEKELADPKGVKSLWRPEYGAYMIEGTPGKPFGGLMAHFNLVEANMRYRREEVTELLASDECVMSITNFPRLGAPNFTYPLYQPRPEDPLSAARSLYFPDEAIFPGHPRFKTLTRNIRMRRGEKVSIKLKVFKDVNTKLPVEGAPPGEPDVVLLDAMGFGMGCCCLQLTFQACNITEARRLYDQLAPLCPIMLALTAASPVYRGYLTESDCRWNVISSSVDCRTLEERGLEPLTNSKFHIAKSRYDSIDSYLSPEGAKYNDVKLTYDEEVYKRLIEGGIDHLLAQHVAHLFIRDTVSLFSEKVHQNDKEDTDHFENIQSTNWQTMRFKPPPPNSSIGWRVEFRPCEAQISDFENAAIVCFVVLLTRVILSYQLNFLTPISKVDENMQTAQKRDACRKEKFWFRKSSKSTEQRAACVQINGTSSATNGSSSDEASNAEPTLYNGTAKLNGHGIGLNGNGNVKANGTHTQNGADSDHTDTDDEENELFQLLTINEIFNGKPGVFPGLVPLIRSYLQSMEVDTDTHCTIEQYLRFIQKRAAGELITTATWIREQVLSHPDYKKDSVVSERINYDLLKCIQRIQEGKHVEPALLGQGNHSKTKDFIPPALQKQLAKTGCCEDK; encoded by the exons ATGGGCCTATTAAGCGAGGGCAACCCACTCTCCTGGGAGGAGACCAAAAAACTGGCAAATCATGTACGAGAGCATGGCATCAATCAGTTCATAAATCTGTATCACAGACTCAAGGATCGCCAGGGCGATATACTCAAATGGGGCGATGAGGTCGAATATATAATTGTCAAGTTCGATGATGACCAAAAGGTGGCACGTGTCGCACTCAAGGCCAAGGATCTGCTGGCGAAGCTCAATGAAAAGGAACTGGCCGATCCGAAGGGCGTGAAATCGTTGTGGCGTCCCGAATATGGCGCCTACATGATCGAGGGCACGCCGGGCAAACCTTTTGGCGGCCTTATGGCCCACTTCAATCTGGTCGAGGCGAATATGCGCTATCGTCGCGAAGAGGTCACCGAGCTGCTGGCCAGCGATGAGTGTGTGATGTCCATTACAAATTTTCCACGTCTTGGTGCGCCAAACTTTACGTATCCATTGTATCAGCCCCGGCCCGAGGATCCGCTTAGCGCTGCGCGTTCCCTCTACTTTCCGGACGAGGCCATCTTTCCGGGCCATCCACGCTTCAAGACGCTCACGCGCAACATACGCATGCGACGCGGCGAGAAGGTCTCCATCAAGCTGAAGG TCTTCAAGGATGTGAACACAAAGCTGCCCGTCGAGGGTGCACCGCCCGGTGAGCCGGATGTTGTGCTGCTGGATGCCATGGGCTTTGGCATGGGCTGTTGCTGCCTCCAGTTGACATTTCAGGCGTGCAACATAACGGAGGCACGTCGTCTTTATGATCAACTGGCGCCGCTCTGCCCGATCATGTTGGCATTGACTGCCGCCTCGCCGGTTTATCGAGGCTATCTAACCGAATCGGATTGCCGCTGGAATGTGATCAGCTCCTCGGTGGATTGCCGCACATTGGAGGAGCGCGGCCTTGAGCCGCTAACAAATAGTAAATTTCATATTGCCAAGTCGCGTTACGATTCTATCGATTCGTATCTGTCACCGGAGGGCGCCAAATACAATGATGTGAAGCTTACGTACGATGAGGAGGTTTACAAGCGTTTAATCGAGGGCGGCATCGATCATCTGTTGGCCCAGCATGTGGCCCATCTGTTCATTAGGGACACTGTGTCCCTGTTCAGCGAGAAGGTCCATCAGAATGATAAAGAGGACACAGATCATTTTGAGAACATTCAATCGACAAATTGGCAAACGATGCGCTTCAAGCCGCCGCCACCGAATAGCTCGATTGGCTGGCGTGTCGAGTTTCGTCCGTGCGAGGCGCAAATCTCGGACTTCGAGAATGCGgccattgtttgttttgtggtGCTGCTCACGCGTGTCATCTTATCGTATCAGCTCAATTTCCTAACGCCCATCAGCAAGGTCGACGAGAATATGCAGACGGCCCAGAAGCGTGACGCGTGCCGCAAGGAGAAATTCTGGTTCCGCAAATCGTCCAAGTCGACGGAACAGCGCGCCGCCTGTGTCCAGATCAATGGCACCTCGAGCGCcacaaatggcagcagcagcgatgaGGCCAGCAATGCTGAGCCAACCCTCTACAATGGCACCGCCAAGCTGAACGGACATGGCATTGGACTCAATGGCAATGGGAATGTCAAGGCCaatggcacacacactcaaaacGGTGCCGACAGCGATCACACCGATACGGATGATGAGGAGAACGAGCTGTTCCAGCTGCTGACCATCAATGAGATCTTCAATGGCAAG CCTGGTGTATTTCCTGGCCTGGTGCCGCTAATACGCAGCTATCTGCAGTCCATGGAGGTGGACACGGACACGCACTGCACCATTGAACAGTATCTGCGCTTCATACAGAAGCGCGCCGCCGGCGAGCTAATTACAACGGCCACCTGGATACGCGAGCAGGTGCTCAGCCATCCGGACTACAA AAAAGATTCGGTGGTTAGCGAGCGAATTAACTATGATCTGCTCAAGTGCATACAGCGCATACAGGAGGGCAAGCATGTGGAGCCGGCGCTGCTTGGCCAGGGCAATCATTCCAAGACGAAAGATTTCATTCCGCCCGCACTCCAGAAGCAGCTGGCCAAGACTGGCTGCTGTGAGGACAAATGA